One Perca flavescens isolate YP-PL-M2 chromosome 9, PFLA_1.0, whole genome shotgun sequence genomic window carries:
- the tmem45a gene encoding transmembrane protein 45A, protein MGSFKGHALPGSFFLVAGIWWTGKHSLWHATRRNKNIGSTRLASRASQRRLEIIESSVVLFFSLVGMLLEQFAAGGPRLQLYDFAEKHWEYLMNWQHATMYLFFGLAATVNLIVHTTEVAPLALDRLMLAIAFFNEGFLFFYHLHGRSMLDVHVHQLLLFAIFGEAVVAFLEVFHRGNIILELLRCTLTLLQGSWFWQIGYVLYPPHGPEWDLNDHNNMMFVTMCYSWHLAFAMLVVSVLYCTISCVVRSRLRRTPPMEMGLLKPRDPESEDEIL, encoded by the exons ATGGGAAGCTTCAAGGGCCACGCGCTCCCTGGAAGCTTCTTTCTGGTAGCCGGGATCTGGTGGACAGGGAAGCACTCACTCTGGCACGCCACCCGCAGGAACAAGAACATAGGCTCCACTCGGCTGGCCAGCAGAGCCTCACAGCGCCGCCTGGAGATCATCGAAAGCTCCGTCGTactcttcttttctttagttG GGATGCTGTTAGAGCAGTTTGCAGCAGGTGGGCCGAGACTCCAGCTGTATGACTTTGCAGAGAAACACTGGGAATACCTGATGAACTGGCAGCATGCCACCATGTATCTGTTCTTTGGCCTGGCTGCCACTGTGAATCTGATTGTACACACCACAGAGGTTGCTCCACTGGCACTGGATAGGTTAATGCTGGCTATTGCTTTCTTTAATGAAG GATTTCTTTTCTTCTACCACCTCCACGGCAGGAGTATGCTGGACGTCCATGTGCACCAGCTGCTTCTCTTCGCCATCTTTGGCGAGGCTGTTGTTGCCTTCCTGGAGGTCTTCCACCGAGGTAACATCATCCTGGAGCTGCTGCGCTGCACCCTCACTCTCCTGCAGGGAAGCTGGTTCTGGCAG ATTGGTTATGTGCTGTACCCTCCCCACGGTCCTGAGTGGGACCTAAATGATCACAACAACATGATGTTCGTCACCATGTGTTACTCCTGGCACCTCGCCTTCGCCATGCTCGTCGTGAGCGTGCTCTATTGCACCATCAGCTG TGTGGTTCGCTCCAGATTGAGGAGGACTCCTCCGATGGAAATGGGACTTCTGAAGCCGAGAGATCCAGAGTCAGAAGATGAGATTCTGTGA